In Equus quagga isolate Etosha38 unplaced genomic scaffold, UCLA_HA_Equagga_1.0 132591_RagTag, whole genome shotgun sequence, the genomic window CTCCTGGCTCCCCCCAGTCTCTGCATTGGCAGGTCCAGGTAAGGCCACAGGCCAGAGTTCAGACTCCTGCCCCGCCCTACTCAGCCCTCCTTCTgggtgccccctccctccccctctgtcCCAGCTCCTGGGCCTCTGACCTTGGGACAAAGACCAAGGAGTTTCAgaggccccagcccagctggAGCGATGAAGACCCGAAGAGGGAGGTCAGGAGAGGAACAGAGGTGGCCAAAGCCCCCAGGCCGAgccccctgctgccccaggaGTGGGCAGTGAGTGAGTGCTCCTGGGCATCAGGCCCTGTGATGAGCACAGCACCAGCCTGACATCTTCCCGTCTCCACCACACGCCTGTGGCCAGTTGTGAGCAGAGTCCCCATTACAGATTAGAGAGGTCAGATGGCCTGTCCTTGCTCCCCAGAGCCGGGACCCCAGTCCAGGTCCTTCTGAGACCTGGTCTCTCCCCGTAACCACTGGGCCCCCTGCCTCGCATCCTGACAGGCACTCGATTTGGTTCAACAACTTTATTAAGACATACGGGCTGCAGCCACAAGTCAGACCTGCAGAAGGAAACCTGAGCAGGAAGTACATGGTGGGCAGGGTGGCCAGGCTGTGCACAGCAAGGCGGTGAGGGAGGTGGTCAAGGACAGGTCAAGGGTAGGCAGGTGGCAAAGGTCACTTCTGAAGGTTCTCTGTGAAAAGGGGGATGTCAAAGGGCTGCAAGGTGTGGCTACCCCTCCTGGACCCCATGGGGCCCCCTAGACCTGGATGTGGTACCTAAACAACCCAGCCATATAGGAGCAGAAACTCTCAAGCAGACTATTAATGAACTGGGCCACACTGCAAAGGGCCTGCCAGCCAGCAGCCACCTTCTCTCGCACCCAGGCCAGTACAGCCTGCAACCTCTGCTTCAGTCGCTGTAGCATCCCCATGAACGACCTCCATGCTCTGACCCAAAAGCTTTCTTCAGGCTCGGGTGCCTCTGGAGCCTCAACTTCCAGGATCCCTGGACCCTCAGGTTCAGGGTTGGGGACAGAGGACTTCTGAGCTCTGCGACGTAACTCGGACTTCATGTCAGGAAGTAAAGGAGCAGATTCCTGGGGGATAGGGGCTCTTCAGGGTCCCGCCTTGGGGGGCTGCAGCCCCATGGCCTGACCCTGGCTGAGGCCTCACAGCCTTTCTGAGTTTGCGATACAGAAGCCTACAGATGGAAACTGCCTACTTTCCTGCCAACAGCTCCACAGACACAAGGACTTTCCCAGAGGCTTAGCCCCTCACGTCCCCTCCGTGGCATAAACCAGGATGGCGGCGCCTGCTTGTTGGCTGACTGGCCTCGGAGCCCAGCACCAGGCCCACGCGGCTCATCTCACAGGGAACTGAGGGCAGGCCTCTGGCCACTGTTTGCTGGGTTGGGAGGCCTGGAGGCTGGTGCCAGAGAGCCTGCCACCCCCTGAGCTCTCAGACTGCCATCCCTCCCCTTCTGctcggcgggggggggggggggggggggggctgtgtACACAGATGGCAGCACCAACAtccagagagagcaggaggaaggggaagaaaggagggctGAGACAGGCGCCTCAAACTCACTGAGTTGTTCTTCCGATGGTGCTCCTCCACGGCGTCAAGAAAGTTTTCACTCAATttgtcctggggacaggagggTACAGAGGCTGCAGACCTGCTCCTGAAGTCTGCAGTCCCCACTGTGGTCCCCAGGGGTCCAGGTGAGTCACAAGGGAGCTGAGAGCCCCGACCGCATAACCTGGACGAGCCCAGCTCCTGGGGTCTaaggtttgggggaggggcaaggccCAAACTCACCTCCAGGTCTTCTAGGCATAAATCGACCTGTTGGAAAAAACCACGAGGTTTCAATCCCCCAGCCGCCCTCCGCCtcatcttctccccaagccccagttTGTCGCCAGCAACCCCCACCCCATAACTGGGTCCAGCCCAGGTACCTGAGGACCATGTGTTGGCATCGCTGCTCTGTCATCATTATGCCCAGAGACTTGGACacctcctgcagcctcctgggcCTCTGCATCCCCCCCACCTGTGCACTCACCTGCCACACAGGTGTGCATTTTGTCCAGTGTAGGGAATGAGCAAACCTGAGGTGGCACGTTCTTCCTCCTCATCGTCATCGtgaccaccccaccccccaggttACGGGAACAAGGCGTGGGAGCACACTGACACACCTGTCCCTCTCCTTGGGGTTGAACTTCGATACCATCAAGCCATCGGTCTAAAGTGTTGTGCTGTGAAGAGAGACAGAGTTTGGACAAAGAGTCCTGACCCTTCTCCCTCCTGGGTCGCAGGTGGGCCAGAACATTCTCAGCCTCACACAGCAGACCCCAGGTCCCCActcgcccctcccaccccacaccaTACATGGGGAAGAGCCTCTTACAAATAGGATCTTCCAACGTTCATTGTCTTCTCTGGACGTCTGTAGAGATAACAGTCACACTCAGATCCATGTGACCTAGCCAGCTCCACGCCTATAATCCATActcacatggacacacacacacacacactcatcgtGCACATACACTCACAAGTAACAACATTGCTGTGGAGCAGGCAGGGTCAACCCAGTTCCCGCATACACAGCCCTCTGTGGTCCTGTGTGAGAGTGGCCGAGAGAGGAACTGGCAGTGACCATTCCTTTGTGAGGCGGCCACAGAGACCCAGTGGTGCCTGCAGGCAGCTGCTCTCCTGACCGCTGACGCTGCAAGCCCCCAGCAGCCCAGATCCATTCCCACCCGACACGTGTCTCCACCACAGAGGCAGGATGTACCCCACAGACATCCTTACCAGTCTTCATGCTGTGGCCCCAATCTGGCTTTAAACACACTGGTTTGCGGACCACAGGGTGATCAGTGCCACTAACAGTGTGTGCATGGCCCTGGGCAAATGTCTTTGTGGGGCACCTGCCTGCACAGTTTAGTCAGCAATGGTGCCATCCTGTCAGCCCCATGTCACAGGAAATAGGGCAAAGGAAGTGTCATGCCAGCCAGTGGGAACCACCTGCTCCCCAAGTCACCCTCCTAAactgggcctggcccctgggccCTGATGACCCCACTGTCACAAGGCCCAGAGTGCACAGGAGCATCTGGTCACCCTCAGGATTGGGGTGGGCagtgagggagggtgggggaggtgggagggcaccCCAAAAAGGAGGAATAGACACTGAGGCCGATGCAGGTCCTgggctgctggtccaggaaccaGAGAGGAATTGGAAAAGTTCCCCGGAAAgcaccacccacccccagcccccaggtttCCAGGGCGTGAAGGGTCTCCTGGGACTGGAGACTCTTCTCACCCTCCCTTCACCAGCTTTCCCCACACACATGTCAGGTCTACTCACGAAACTAACACCCTTGTGCCATAACACTCATTGCTCCTTGGTGCCCCtacactcacacccacacacgcctcttctcacactcacacaagcacacacacagagctgccCTCTAGAATTTACCTCCCAGGCAGGGATTCTGGCCCCACAGCCAGGACCTGCTACATAAAGTGAAGGACTCTGAGCAGAATGAAACTGTGGGTCCCTTTGTCAATAATTATTCAGAATCTCAGgttggtgacagcagagcattcaaTGAACCAATTTCAGGGCCAATGGGAAACTGGAACCCTGAAGAGGGCTCAGATCGCTGCCCATGACCCCTGCTTCCCCAGCAGCTGCCCCCATGGCCCAGGGAGAACAGGACAGAGCCAGGTGCATGGGGAGGGATCAATGTGGGTGGGAGCCAGCATTGGTGAGAGACGGGGACACACAGCAGAAATGGGACTCCAGGGCCCACTGTCCCCACGTCACCTGCTCTCACTCACCTTGGGGTAGCCCATGGCAGCTCAGGATTCCAGGGGCTGTGCCCTGCGGGGAGGACAGTTGTGAGGAAAAGTGTTTCAGAGAAGCAGCCTCTCTCACGCCCAGGAAAGTCCCTTTGTCCAGCTCCCTCCCTAGGCCTCCTCTGAGTCACTCACTGCCCCAAGGGCCTCTCAGCACAGAGCCACAGCTGAGGTTTGTGGTGCAGAGGGAGGTGCAGCTAATttaagagcagaggaaggaagggtggaggagggcagagcctgCCAGGGGGTAGGatgcagggctggctctgtgtgtgtgtgtctgtgtgtgtctgtgtgtgtgtgacagagacagaaggaagaagagacaaggaGACCAAGCTCTGAgggccctgggtggggagggTATGTCCTTTCCACTGGAGCTCCCTGGTAGTGGCTCCTCCACACTCTGAGCTGGGGTGCAAATCTCTGAGCCCAGTAATGGGCCTCTTCCTCTCACTCCATCAGCCGGAGACAGGGAAGCAGCAGAGGGGAGCGTCCAGGGTTGGGAAAGCAGGTTGGGAATCTCCTGGAGCTTCTGAGAATGAAGTCAGCTGGGTGGGGGTCCAGGTACCGGGAATGCCAACCAGGTCCCCTGAAAGGAGAGCTGCTCATCTCCAATGTCCAAAGAAGGTTCTGGAGAAGCTCCTGGCTCAGGATAGGGCAGGACCTGCAGTCCCCTGAGGTGGGCCCCCCAGACCTAACCACCACACAGGCTCCAGCAGGGGCGGCTGACAGCAATACCTGTCTGCCCCTGGGACAGGATGAGGCCCTTAGGAGGGGCTGAAGGAAGCCTTGCTGACCATGTAGACCTGGTTGGCCAGGCTCTCCTGAGCCTCCCGGGGCCCCACAATCCTGCAGCACCTCTGCAGGAGCCCCCCAGGCTCCGGTGAGCCCCACAGGGTTAGCCTCACACAACCTGGTCACCTCGCAGCTCTTACCTAACACCCTACTTGGGACCAAAGCCCCTCACAGTTCAGCACAGCCATTGTCCTGCCCTCTGTGCTAGGGTCCCAGGGCTGCTATGAAAAGACCCACAGATTGGGTGGTTAAACACACAAATCTCTTCTctcaagttctggaggctggaagtgcaaatcaaggtgttggcaaaaTTGGTTCCTTCCCAGGGCCGAGGGAGAAGGATATGTTCCAGGCATCTCTCCTAGGCCTGTAGATGTGCACATGGCGATTTTCCTGTATACGTGCCTGAGTCCAGATTTCccatttttataaggacaccagtcatattggtttagggcccaccctaatgacatCATTTTAACTTCATTCCCTCCGTAAAGACCCAATCTCCcactgaggtactaggggttagaacttcagcatatgaatttgggggacacaattcaacccctgACATCCTGAAGAAGGACCCAAGACCCTGAGGGGCCACCTGTGTGAGCCCCAGAGGGACAGACCTACAAACACACTTGCCTGGTGACAGTCTCACTTGGGTTAACTAGACCCCAGCTCGTGTCTCCCTGCCCCTTCAGAGCCCAGTCAATTGCCTGAAACCTGCTTTCCACACCCAGGAAGTCCAAACCCTTCCCTGGGCCATCCTTGAATTCCAGGGTGGGAGAAAGAAGGGAGCTGCTCCTGCTTCAGCTGCAAGCAGTGTTTCTGGGCTTCTTCTCCACAATCCTGCTTCCCTGACCCCATGTGGCACTTGGCCCCTCCAGGAGTGTCTCAGAAAGGCCACCATCTGAAGGcaccttgtttgtttctttttcttgcctaattgctctggctacgacttccaatactatgttaaacaagagtggtgaaagtgggcgtcttgttcctgttcttaaatggatagctttcagtttttctctgctgagaatgatattagctgtgggtttgtcaaataTGGCCTTTCTTATTTGAAGGCACCTTGTGTTTCActgggaaatgtatttttattttttaatagcttttgtgagatataattcacatacaacacaattcaccctttaaagtgtacaatcagCTCACACTGTTCAGGCGTCACCACAGTCAATTTCAGAAACTTTCaccacctcaaaaagaaattctgcacCCTTCCGTCATCATCCCTTAACTCCCAcgtccccacccctcacctggcCCAAGAAACCACTCatctattttctgtgtctatggcttttcctcttctggacatttcatataaatggaaacagtCACACGGGATCCGTTGTGTGCATCTTCTTTCCCTTAGTctaaagttttcaaggttcatccatgttgtagtgcaTGTCATTGCTTCATTcgttttgtggctgaataatatttcactgtaagGATGGACCAAactttgtttatccatcacctattgatggacattttgggcGTTTCCCCCTCTcggctgttgtgagtaatgctgctgtgaacattcgtatacaagtttttgtgtagacagatggttttttcttgagtatatacctaagagtggaattgctgggccttATGGTAACTATGCGTTCAACTTTGTGAGGTACCACCAGACTGATTCCAAAGTGAcaacaccattttacattcatggCAGCAGGGGATGaaagttccaatttttccacatcctcaccagcacttactattatgtctttttgattctagccatcctatgggtgtgaagtggtacctattatggttttgatttacatttccctcatgactaaagatgttgagcatcttttcatgtgcttattggccttttttatgtcttccttggagaaacGTATACTCTGATCCTGTGCCTTTTTTCAAATaaggttgcctttttattatgAAGTTGTAAGAGTAGTTTATATATTCTCGATATGAGTCCCTTATCAGAttataatttccaaatacttttccccattctttgggttgtcttttcactttattaatgGTTTCCTTGGAAGCACAAAGTTTCAAATTTTCATTATGACACTGTAccattcttaaaacaaaaataatccactCGACACGGCAATTTTGTCTAGTAGACGTAATCAATTCTTAAACGCTGGGGAAGGAGAAGTTTCCATGTCACGCTGAAAGCAGCCTCACCTTTCACACGGACgcctctcctctgggctcctccaCCACCAACCAAGAATAACTTTTGggttcctctctgtgcttcctcctcccaccctctctccttctgGCCCTTCACTTGCCTCCCATCAACTCTGGATTCAACCTCATGAGCAAAGCAGAGCGATTCAAGTCCCTCAGTACCTGCCACCAAACTTCATCCCAGGTCCCTCAGTGCTGAGAGGAAATGAAGGGCTTTCTCTCCAGTCATTTTCCTTGTCCCCCTGGGTGTTAAAGTAAATGAGTTTCGCTCTCCTTACACTCTGAAGAGAGCCTGATGGAGCCCCAGACCGCTGGTTGTCTGGTGGCTTAGCATTCTCAGGTCACAAGCTGGTCAAAGGCACCACCAGGGTGCCCTCGGACTGCTCTGGTTGTCATGACCCACAGGGGGCCAATGTCCCCGCCCACTGGGACTGCAGTCCACAACCTTGGGTGTGAGCAGCTCTGCAGGGCCACTGCAGTCAGACCAAGAAAGGTTGGTAAGTGACCCCAACTACGGGGGGTGGACCCCACTCCGGGAGGTCCTCGGCTTGGCTCTGTAGCGAACGTGAAGTGATGGGGCCACAGGAGGGAGAAcatggcagagacagagaaaacacaTCCGACAGTGTCAGGAGCTGCTAGCCCAGCTCCCTTGTCCACCAGGCCACCCACCTCCCAGCCTGTTCAAATGCAGACTCctggtcccacccccagagtgaGGATTCAGGATGAGGGCATGGCATCTGCATTTTTAAgttctctgggtgattctgatgtggaATATTCCAGAACCACAGGCCCAGTGGCACTGATTTAGATTCTGAATTTTGTGGGGACTGGGGGCATGATTGAGGTGGCCCAGACCCCCCCATTTGTCACCCAGGATGCTGAGGAGGCAATGACGCTGATTGAGAGGGAACTCAGTCCAGTGTCTTTCTTCCAGCCCTGAGCTGATGGGGGCCCAGGAGTTCTCCCTGAGGGAAGCGGCAGACACTCCAGTGTGGAGGCTGTGGGAGCTTCTGCAGAACTAGGAGGGTGTCCCACTGAACAAGGGCAGTCCTGGGTCCCGGGTGGTGACGAGCAAGGAGGAACGCGTGGCAGGATGGTGAAGGGTCACCTGCATGACAACTGATTTCACTCAGGTCAAGGGCACTGGTGCTCAGGGGTGGTCTCAAGCTTGGGTCCAGGATCACCACCTATGTGGGGTTGACTAGGATTTTCTGGAAGCAGACAGGTTGAGAAACTCAGAGCAGCAGGTGGAGAGGGGCCAGGGATCAGCTTCCCCATTGGGCCTGCCCTCTAAAGACCCAAACAGCCTGGAGCTGCTGTGGCCGGGCGGGGCCAGGGCTACAAGACAGCAGCCGCCAGAGCTCTGAGAAAGGCTAGCTATTCCGGGAAAAGGAGAGTCCTGAGCTCCAAGAAAGGCTAGCTATTCCGGGAAAAGGAGAGCCCTGGGGAGGCAGTGCCCAGCCAGAGTCTCTgggcccaggctccaggctcaTTTGCCCACCCCCAAGGAATGGTGAGGGGTACTAACTGCCAAGACACCCTCTGGCAATCCTGTCCTCACCACACCCTGAGCAGTGTCCCCCACATAGAGTCTGTCCCCCAAAGTTAGACTTGCTGCTGCTAGAGGTGAGTAGGAGATggaggggaagctgggagggCCTCCTGAGTATGGGGTGACCAGCCCCTGTGCGCCACCGTGCATCATGGAGGGGAGGCTCAGGCCCACTCTCCTAAGCCCAGCCTCAGTTGGGGAGGAAGGGCCTTCTCTGTGGTCGCTGTGGTCTCCAGGGTTAGATGGATAACAGCCTGGTTGTTCTTGGGGACCTGCCTGTGTGTCACACACACTCTGTTACACTGTTGCCTCCCCCCGGCTCCCGTAACTTCCTAACGCTCTCTGGTCTGTGCCCCCTTCGCTCTCTCTGAGGGTAACCCTGTAACTCATTCTGAGTCTCCCCTGCCAGCTACACCCTCAGTTTCGGACTCTGGTGCACAGATTCAAAATCACATGACTTCTAGTAAAAACAGGAGAGGAAATAAAGCGCCCCCAGCTCCGAGAACACACCCTTCTGCTTTAGTCGGTGGCTTTTCATCCACAACAACATGGTGTCTGAGTCATCTTTGCCCCTCCTCCAACCCGACACACAGTTGCTCTTCAGCACAGAGTTGTGGAAAGTAGTGAACTCAGCATCCAGAGCTCAAGGGGCTGAGGGAGATCCGATCCCACACCCAGGGAAAGAGAAGGTTCTTGGGCTCAGGTGGGTGGGAAAGCGCTGAGCCTGGGCACAGTCAGCCCTTGTGGGGTTGGGAGAAAGATTGGGGTCCAGAGAGTCACTGGAAGTCACAGAACAAAGCAGACTCCTAGAAGAGCCCAAGGAAGAAAATGTCAAGGAGGAAGGACTGGTCAAGTAAGAGATTGCAAGTGAAGCATTGGGAGAACCCACAGCACTGAAAAGCTTTATGGTTTCTTGAGcggctactgtgtgccagggaatGTGCTAGGCTATTGATGGGAACAAGGCCTGAAATAGAAGGGGGAGGCAGcctcagagaagaggaggaagggcatcc contains:
- the LOC124232853 gene encoding interleukin-32-like isoform X2, which gives rise to MGYPKHNTLDRWLDGIEVQPQGEGQVDLCLEDLEDKLSENFLDAVEEHHRKNNSESAPLLPDMKSELRRRAQKSSVPNPEPEGPGILEVEAPEAPEPEESFWVRAWRSFMGMLQRLKQRLQAVLAWVREKVAAGWQALCSVAQFINSLLESFCSYMAGLFRYHIQV
- the LOC124232853 gene encoding interleukin-32-like isoform X1, with amino-acid sequence MGYPKTSREDNERWKILFHNTLDRWLDGIEVQPQGEGQVDLCLEDLEDKLSENFLDAVEEHHRKNNSESAPLLPDMKSELRRRAQKSSVPNPEPEGPGILEVEAPEAPEPEESFWVRAWRSFMGMLQRLKQRLQAVLAWVREKVAAGWQALCSVAQFINSLLESFCSYMAGLFRYHIQV